The DNA region CCCGGCCAAGTGATCGTCGCGCAGCGCGCCTGGCAAGGTTTTCAGCAGCCAGGGTTGTTGTTGCCCATCGCGTACCCGATAAAGCAACGACTGCTGGCTCTGACCGAGTATCCCTTCGACCTGCCAACCTTCGAAAGTCTGGCCTGGTTTCAAGGCTGGCGGCAGCGGCCATTGCTGCAAATGAATCAATGCATCGCCGATGCTCGTTTCACCGAGGGCATCGACCCGCACCAACAAGGCGCTGGCGTTGTCCTGGCTGCCGGCCAGATGCGCCGCGTTGACCAAGGTCTGCGCAGCGCTGTTCAAATCCGGTTGATCGCGCAGAATTGCCGCAATCGCGGTGTCGCCCAGCACGGCCCAAATGCCGTCGCTGAGCAGTACGAAACTTTCGTTCAACCGCAGTTCGCCATCGAGAAAATCCAGCACCAAATGCTGATCGAGCCCAAGTGCCCGTTTGAGCACATGCTGCATGCCCGGCTGGTCCCAGACGTGATCTTCGCTGACCCGTTGCAAGGTGTCAGCGTGCCAGCGATAAACACGGCAATCGCCGACATGGGCCAAGGTAAATCGCCTACCGCGCATGACCAAAGCACTGACAGTGGTGAGCAACGGTTGCCCACCGCCATTGGCCTGCAACCAGCGATTTTGTGCCAGTAGCAGGCGATCCAGTGCCTGCGCGACGCCCCAGGTTTCCGGCGTGGCGTAGTAATCCAGCGCCAGAGCCTGCAGCGTCGAGCGGGCGGCGAGGCCACCATCGGCGCACTGGCTGACGCCATCGGCGATGGCGAACAGGTAACCCTTGCTCGCCGCCAGCGCCGGGGCTGGAGTCACCAGACGCAGGGCGTCCTGATTCTCCTCGCGAGGGCCAATGGCGCTCGCTTCGGCAAAACTCAGTTGCAGGCTCATTGAGGCCTCAGACTCGAGCAGCGGTCACGGCTGCCGAACCCCAAGTGGTTCTCCAGCGACGTTTCACGCCGTGCAGACCGAACCAGGCCAGAACGCCAAGACTGGCGAACAACCACAAGGCCAGTTGATAACTGCCGGTGCTTTGCTTGATCGCGCCCATGCCTGCTGCCAGCGCAAACCCACCGATACCGCCGGCCATGCCGATCAAACCGGTCATCACACCGATCTCCCGACGAAAACGCTGCGGCACCAATTGGAAAACAGCGCCGTTACCGGCACCCAAACCGAGCATGGTGCAGACGAAAAGTGCCAGCGCCGCGTAGGAGCTCGGCAGATTGAAACCCACCGCAGCGATGCAGACTGCCGCCACCGTGTACATCCCCAAGAGGGTGCGAATGCCACCGAAACGGTCGGCCAGAGCGCCGCCCAACGGACGCATCAAGCTGCCACCGAACACGCAGGCCGCCGTGTAGTAACCGGCGGTCACCGGGCTCAGGCCATATTGGTCGTTGAAATAGCCAGGCAGGGCGCTGGCCAGGCCGATGAAGCCGCCGAAGGTCACGCTGTAGAAAAACATGAACCACCAGCTGTCGCGGTCGCCCAGGGCCTTGAAGTAGTCGGACACGGACTTGGCTTTCGGCCGCTCAGGCGCGTTTTTGGCCAACCAGGCGAAGACGATGATGGTCAGAATCAGCGGGATCAGGGCGAAGCCGAACACGTTGCTCCAGCCAAACGCAGCCGCCAGCACCGGGGCGATCAGTGCCGCGAGCACGGTGCCCGAGTTACCGGCACCGGCGATACCCATGGCTTTGCCTTGGTGTTGGGGTGGATACCATTGCGACGCCAGCGGCAGGGCGACGGCGAAGGATGCGCCGGCCATGCCGAGGAACAGGCCCAGCACCAACGCTTGTTCATAACTGTGGATGCCGAGCTTCCAGGCACCAAACAGTGCGCAGATGACGATCACCTGGCCAATCAGCCCGGCGGTTTTCGGCGACAGGCGATCAGCCAGCAAGCCCATTACAAAGCGCAATACCGCCCCGGCCAGAATCGGCGTGGCCACCACCAGCCCGCGCTGCTGGGTGGTCAGGTGCAGGTCGGCGGCGATTTGCACTGCCAGTGGGCCGAGCAGGTACCAGACCATGAAACTCAGGTCGAAATAGAGGAAGGCCGCGAACAATGTCGGGGTATGGCCAGATTTCCAGAAGCTTGATTTCATCGCGCACCTCAGCTGTTAGGAGTCTCGAGAAGGAGTCATGAGCTTGCAGGTGGGGCGCCGCATCGGCCGCACCACCGGCCCCGGTCTGTGGGGCCAAAACAAAAAAACGCCGCCACCGGATTCGCCAAAGGGCAAATGAGGTGAGCGACGTCTTTGTCGTAGGTGGGGCAACCGCCGTTGGTTACCTGTAGTGATTACCTAGCGAGATCTGTGCCACATCTAGAGTTTGTGCCGAGACGAAAAGATCGCAGCCTTCGGCAGCTCCACAGGTGTACGCGATACCAAGTAGGAGCTGCCGAAGGCTGCGATCTTTTTGCTCTTCAGCCCAACAACTCACTCATGGCGATGATCTGCTCCGCCACCTGAATCAGCTTCTGCTGACGGCTCATGGCCTGGCGGCGCATCAGGGTGTAGGCCTCTTCCTCGTTGCAGTCCTTCATTTTCATCAGCAGCCCTTTGGCCAGCTCGATGCGTTTGCGCTCGGCCAGTTGCTGGTCGCGGGCATTGAGTTGGGCGCGCAGGGCCTGGTCGCTTTCAAAGCGCGCCATGGCCACGTCGAGAATCGGCTGCAAGCGCTGTGCGTGGATGCCTTCGACGATGTAGGCACTGACGCCGGACTTGATCGCCTGACGCATCACATCGGGGTCATGTTCATCGGTAAACATCACGATTGGCCGCGGTTGATCGCGGCTCACCAGCACCACTTGTTCCATCACATCGCGGCTCGGTGACTCGGTATCGATCAAAATCACGTCTGGACGCACCGTTTCGACGCGCGCGGGCAGGTCGATGGTCAGGCCCGACTCGTCGATCACCTCGAACCCGGCTTCGGTCAGGGCCGCCTTCAGGCGACCGACTTTCTTCGCGGTGTCGTTGATCAGCAGGATACGCAACATATTCGCAGTCTCCTGTCAGCGGCTGGCGAGAAGGGGCGAGCTGTCGCTCATGGCGTGCAGCTTGAAACTGCGGGCATAGCCGGCGGGGTCCAGGGCATCCCAGACCTTGCCGTCGATCAACTGGCTGCTGCGCATTGGCTGATCACTCGCGGCCACACCGACAGCGGTGGCGGCCTCTCGATACAAGTCTAGTTGCTGGACCTGACGGGCCACGCCCAGGTAGTCCGGGTCGTCGCGCAACAAACCCCAACGGCGGAACTGGGTCATGAACCACATGCCATCGGACAGATACGGCAGATTGACCTCGCCTTCACCATGGAAGCGCAGCGCGTGCGGATCTTGCCAGCGATTACCCAGCCCATCGGCGTAGTCACCGAGCAATCGCGGCTCGATGCAGTCGAGCGGTGCGTCGAGATATTCGGGCGCGCTCAAGAGCTTCGCGGTGCTGCGGCGATTCTCGGTGCTTTCTTCGATGAAGCGGCTGGCCTCCAGAATCGCCATCACCAGCGCCCTTGCGGTGTTGGGGTATTGCTCGACAAAGGCGCGGGTGCAACCGAGGACTTTTTCCGGATGATCGGGCCAGATGGTCTGGGTGGTTGCCATCGTGAACCCCAGATTTTGCTGCACCGCGCTGGCGGACCATGGCTCGCCGACGCAGAAACCATCGATGCGTCCGGCTTGCAGGTGCGCGACCATTTGTGGCGGCGGCACCACCACACTGTCGACGTCCTGCAACGGATGAATACCCTGACTCGCGAGCCAGTAATACAGCCACATGGCGTGGGTGCCGGTAGGAAATGTCTGGGCGAAGGTGAGTTTTGGGCGACTTTGGTGCACGTGCCGGTCCAGTGCTTCAGGACTGGTCACGCTCAGCGCCTGTAAGCCATGGGAGAGGTTGATGCTCTGGCCATTCTGATTCAGGCCCATGAGCACCGCCATGTCGGTCGACGCGACACCGCCGATGCCCAAATGCACGGCGTAGATCAAACCGTACAGACTGTGGGCGGCGTCGAGTTCGCCACTGACCAGTTTGTCCCGCAGGTTGGCCCAGGACGACTGGCGCTTGAGGTTCAGCGTCAGGCCATAAGGTTGGGCAAAGCCCTGCGTGGCCGCGACAACCACGGAGGCGCAGTCACTCAGGGCCATGAAGCCGAGGTTGATTTCGGTCTTTTCCGGGGCATCGCTGCCGTTGACCCAGGCCAGAGGGTTGGCTGGAACTTCAATCATCAGTAAACACCTTCCATAAAAAAGCGCCGGACCGGCTGCTTGCCAGGGCAAGGCCAAGTGACGACGCCTTTGTCTTTCGACTCATCCCGCCGTTGGCATGAGTGCTGATGTCAGTGACGGTGCAAGGCATATGCCATCGCTCGCTGATTTTGTCGTGCGCCTCGCCTGCAACCCCGATGCCCGGCTATAATCGCCGCCACTTTTCGTAGCCCAGAGTCAAACCCGCCCATGTACACCCTGGCCCGTCAGCTGTTGTTCAAACTTTCCCCGGAAACCTCCCACGATCTGTCCCTGGACCTGATCGGCGCGGGCGGGCGTTTGGGCCTCAACGGCTTGCTGTGCAAGGCCCCGGCGAAAATGCCGGTGACCGTCATGGGCCTGGACTTCCCGAATCCGGTGGGTCTGGCGGCCGGTCTGGACAAGAACGGCGCGGCCATCGACGGTTTTGCGCAACTGGGTTTTGGTTTTGTCGAAATCGGCACCATCACCCCGCGTCCGCAGCCGGGCAACCCGAAACCACGCATTTTCCGTCTGCCGGAAGCCGAGGCGATCATCAATCGCATGGGGTTCAACAACCTCGGCATCGATCACCTGCTGGCTCGAGTGGCGGCGGCCAAGTTCAAGGGCGTGCTGGGTATCAATATCGGCAAAAACTTCGATACCCCGGTTGAGCGGGCGGTCGACGACTACCTGATCTGCCTGGACAAGGTCTACGCCCACGCCAGCTATGTGACGGTCAACGTCAGCTCGCCGAACACCCCGGGCCTGCGCAGCCTGCAATTCGGCGATTCGCTGAAGCAATTGTTGGCCGACCTGGCGACGCGCCGCGCAGAACTGGCGCTGCGCCATGGCAAACATGTACCACTGGCGATCAAGATTGCGCCGGACATGACCGACGAAGAAACCGCTCAGGTCGCGCAAGCGCTGATCGAAACCGGGATGGACGCGGTGATCGCTACCAACACCACCCTGAGCCGCGTCGGCGTAGAAGGCATGGAGCACGGCGACGAGGCGGGCGGTCTGTCCGGCGCACCGGTTCGTGACAAGAGCACCCACACCGTGAAGGTGCTGGCGGCCGAGTTGGCCGGTCGCTTGCCGATCATCGCCGTGGGCGGCATCACCGAAGGCAAGCACGCGGCTGAGAAAATCGCTGCGGGTGCCAGCCTGGTGCAGCTCTATTCCGGCTTCATCTATAAAGGCCCGGCGCTGATTCGTGAATCCGTAGACGCCATCGCCGCCCTGCGCTGATCCCCCGTAGGAGCTGCCGAAGGCTGCGATCTTTTGATATTGATCTGATTACCAGGAAGCAAGATCAAAAGATCGCAGCCTTCGGCAGCTCCTACAGTGAGAGGGTGTTTAGTCAGTGCCGCAGGCATGAAGTTGTGTTTAGCCAGAGAGCAGGCATAAAAAAGGGCTCCTCGAAGGAGCCCCTGGGCCGAAGCCCGCCGCCCGGATGGGGCGTGCGTGGTAAGTCGTTACGTAATCAGATTGTCGTGTCGGAGTGTGTGCCCTGTGTTAGCCGACGGCGTGAAGTTCGTTGAGTCTATGGATTCCCGCAGTGCCGGTCATACCGTCCCAGTTGTCGCCGCGTCCTTCTCGCCAGCCGTTAATCCAGGCTTGGCGTACCGACGGTAGAGTAAATGGGCAAAGCTCACGGGATTTGCCACCAACGCCATATTGATATCCGCGCAAAAATGCTCTTTCCAACGGATCACGCTTAAGTCTTCTCATAGGGTGTTGCCCTCACTTGTTGACTGTATTAATCGTGTCGACCTCAATCGAGGTCTGGCAGAAAAACTCCTGCCGTTGGGGCTCGCTGCCGGCGTCGCGAGCCAAGGTGTTGACGTCATTGCGGCGTCAACCTGTATTGAGTTCTAACCAATGCGTCACATCGAGGGAATGATCGTTTTGTCATAAGGACGTAACGAAAAAGATGGTATGGCGATAAGTAACACGATGTTGTCCCGTGTCTATTGGCAAAACCCCGGTATGATCAGCCCCGCGCTGCATGATGGGGTTAATCCTTTAGTGAGAATGTCTCCTGTTGAGCAGGGGGACTATTCGACGAAGGGTCGACTTATGACATTTTGTTGCATCAACTTTTTTATCTGTCTTTGCATCTAAGCTCTTTTAACCCGAGCTTGCAGGGGTGGGACGGCACACCTTCGTGCCACGCGGGCGCTCTTTTAGAAAAGCGCCTGATTGAAAACCGGGCCGGCAATGCGTTGCCGGTTCACTTAGCTAAAGGCTCTGGAATTACCATGTCCGATCGTTTCGAACTCTTCCTCACTTGCCCCAAAGGCCTTGAAGGCCTGCTCATCGAGGAAGCCATCGGGCTTGGCCTTGAGGAAGCGCGTGAGCACACCTCTGCCGTGCGCGGCATGGCCACCATGGAAACCGCTTATCGCCTGTGCCTGTGGTCGCGTTTGGCGAACCGGGTGCTGCTGGTGCTCAAGCGTTTTCCGATGAAGGACGCCGAAGACCTTTATCACGGCGTGCTGGATATCGAGTGGCAAGACCACATGCTCAACGATGGCACCTTGGCCGTTGAGTTCAGCGGTCACGGCTCGGGCATCGACAACACCCACTTCGGCGCCTTGAAGGTCAAGGACGCCATCGTCGACAAACTGCGCACGCCGCAGGGCGATCGTCCTTCCATCGACAAGCTCAACCCGGATCTGCGCATTCACCTGCGCCTGGACCGTGGCGAAGCCATCCTGTCCCTCGACCTGTCCGGCCACAGCCTGCACCAGCGCGGTTATCGCTTGCAGCAAGGCGCGGCGCCGCTGAAGGAAAACCTCGCGGCAGCGATCCTGATCCGTTCCGGCTGGCCACGCATTGCGGCCGATGGCGGCGCGCTGGCTGACCCGATGTGCGGTGTCGGTACGTTCCTCGTCGAAGCCGCGATGATCGCCGCCGACATGGCGCCGAACCTGCGTCGCGAGCAGTGGGGCTTCACCGCCTGGCTCGGTCACGTCCCGGCGCTGTGGAAAAAACTTCACGAAGAAGCCACCGAGCGTTGCGCGGCCGGCCTGGCCAAGCCACCGCTGTGGATTCGCGGCTACGAAGCCGACCCGCGCTTGATTCAACCGGGCCGCAACAACGTCGAGCGTGCCGGCCTGAGCGAGTGGATCAAGATCTACCAGGGCGAAGTCGGTACGTTCGAGCCGCGTCCGGACCAGAACCAGAAAGGCCTGGTGATCTGCAACCCTCCGTACGGCGAGCGTCTGGGCGACGAGGCGAGCTTGCTCTACCTCTACCAGAACCTCGGCGAGCGTCTGCGTCAGGCCTGCCTGAACTGGGAAGCCGCGGTGTTCACTGGTGCCCCGGACCTGGGCAAGCGCATGGGCATCCGCAGCCACAAACAGTATTCGTTCTGGAACGGCGCGTTGCCGTGCAAGTTGCTGCTGATCAAGGTCACGCCAGATCAGTTCGTCACTGGCGAACGCCGCACCCCGGAACAGCGTCAGGTCGAGCGTGAACAAGTTCAAGCCGAAGTCGAAGTCGCAGACAACGACGTAGCACCCGGCAAGTACGAGAAGTACAACAAGAACGGCAACCCGATCAAACCGGCGCCGGTGGTGATCGAGCAGCCGCGCTTGAGCGAAGGCGGGCAGATGTTTGCCAACCGTCTGCAAAAGAACCTCAAGGCCCTCGGCAAGTGGGTCAAGCGTGAAGGCATCGACTGCTACCGCGTCTACGATGCCGACATGCCGGAATACTCGATGGCCATCGACCTGTATCAGGATTGGGTCCACGTCCAGGAATACGCCGCGCCGAAGTCCATCGACCCGGAAAAAGCCTCGGCGCGTATGTTCGATGCCCTGGCGGCCATTC from Pseudomonas sp. ACM7 includes:
- a CDS encoding bifunctional protein-serine/threonine kinase/phosphatase, which translates into the protein MSLQLSFAEASAIGPREENQDALRLVTPAPALAASKGYLFAIADGVSQCADGGLAARSTLQALALDYYATPETWGVAQALDRLLLAQNRWLQANGGGQPLLTTVSALVMRGRRFTLAHVGDCRVYRWHADTLQRVSEDHVWDQPGMQHVLKRALGLDQHLVLDFLDGELRLNESFVLLSDGIWAVLGDTAIAAILRDQPDLNSAAQTLVNAAHLAGSQDNASALLVRVDALGETSIGDALIHLQQWPLPPALKPGQTFEGWQVEGILGQSQQSLLYRVRDGQQQPWLLKTLPGALRDDHLAGQALLSEEWFLKRVAGRHFPEVHASSQRQHLYYVMREYSGSTLAELHADVGPLPLPQWQDLAERLLRAVGMLHRRQILHRDIKPENLLLGDDGELRLLDFGLAYCPGLSEDQPSALPGTPSYIAPEAFRGEAPTPQQDLYAVGVTLYFLLTGHYPYGEIEAFQRPRFGVSVSASRYRPDLPEWIAQSLERAVAADPGQRFETAEEWLLLVEQGERRSLSVRPRPLLEREPLKVWRTLALVSLLVNLVLLFLLFHG
- a CDS encoding NarK/NasA family nitrate transporter, translated to MKSSFWKSGHTPTLFAAFLYFDLSFMVWYLLGPLAVQIAADLHLTTQQRGLVVATPILAGAVLRFVMGLLADRLSPKTAGLIGQVIVICALFGAWKLGIHSYEQALVLGLFLGMAGASFAVALPLASQWYPPQHQGKAMGIAGAGNSGTVLAALIAPVLAAAFGWSNVFGFALIPLILTIIVFAWLAKNAPERPKAKSVSDYFKALGDRDSWWFMFFYSVTFGGFIGLASALPGYFNDQYGLSPVTAGYYTAACVFGGSLMRPLGGALADRFGGIRTLLGMYTVAAVCIAAVGFNLPSSYAALALFVCTMLGLGAGNGAVFQLVPQRFRREIGVMTGLIGMAGGIGGFALAAGMGAIKQSTGSYQLALWLFASLGVLAWFGLHGVKRRWRTTWGSAAVTAARV
- a CDS encoding ANTAR domain-containing response regulator; amino-acid sequence: MLRILLINDTAKKVGRLKAALTEAGFEVIDESGLTIDLPARVETVRPDVILIDTESPSRDVMEQVVLVSRDQPRPIVMFTDEHDPDVMRQAIKSGVSAYIVEGIHAQRLQPILDVAMARFESDQALRAQLNARDQQLAERKRIELAKGLLMKMKDCNEEEAYTLMRRQAMSRQQKLIQVAEQIIAMSELLG
- a CDS encoding CmpA/NrtA family ABC transporter substrate-binding protein codes for the protein MIEVPANPLAWVNGSDAPEKTEINLGFMALSDCASVVVAATQGFAQPYGLTLNLKRQSSWANLRDKLVSGELDAAHSLYGLIYAVHLGIGGVASTDMAVLMGLNQNGQSINLSHGLQALSVTSPEALDRHVHQSRPKLTFAQTFPTGTHAMWLYYWLASQGIHPLQDVDSVVVPPPQMVAHLQAGRIDGFCVGEPWSASAVQQNLGFTMATTQTIWPDHPEKVLGCTRAFVEQYPNTARALVMAILEASRFIEESTENRRSTAKLLSAPEYLDAPLDCIEPRLLGDYADGLGNRWQDPHALRFHGEGEVNLPYLSDGMWFMTQFRRWGLLRDDPDYLGVARQVQQLDLYREAATAVGVAASDQPMRSSQLIDGKVWDALDPAGYARSFKLHAMSDSSPLLASR
- a CDS encoding quinone-dependent dihydroorotate dehydrogenase, producing MYTLARQLLFKLSPETSHDLSLDLIGAGGRLGLNGLLCKAPAKMPVTVMGLDFPNPVGLAAGLDKNGAAIDGFAQLGFGFVEIGTITPRPQPGNPKPRIFRLPEAEAIINRMGFNNLGIDHLLARVAAAKFKGVLGINIGKNFDTPVERAVDDYLICLDKVYAHASYVTVNVSSPNTPGLRSLQFGDSLKQLLADLATRRAELALRHGKHVPLAIKIAPDMTDEETAQVAQALIETGMDAVIATNTTLSRVGVEGMEHGDEAGGLSGAPVRDKSTHTVKVLAAELAGRLPIIAVGGITEGKHAAEKIAAGASLVQLYSGFIYKGPALIRESVDAIAALR
- the rmf gene encoding ribosome modulation factor, giving the protein MRRLKRDPLERAFLRGYQYGVGGKSRELCPFTLPSVRQAWINGWREGRGDNWDGMTGTAGIHRLNELHAVG
- the rlmKL gene encoding bifunctional 23S rRNA (guanine(2069)-N(7))-methyltransferase RlmK/23S rRNA (guanine(2445)-N(2))-methyltransferase RlmL, with translation MSDRFELFLTCPKGLEGLLIEEAIGLGLEEAREHTSAVRGMATMETAYRLCLWSRLANRVLLVLKRFPMKDAEDLYHGVLDIEWQDHMLNDGTLAVEFSGHGSGIDNTHFGALKVKDAIVDKLRTPQGDRPSIDKLNPDLRIHLRLDRGEAILSLDLSGHSLHQRGYRLQQGAAPLKENLAAAILIRSGWPRIAADGGALADPMCGVGTFLVEAAMIAADMAPNLRREQWGFTAWLGHVPALWKKLHEEATERCAAGLAKPPLWIRGYEADPRLIQPGRNNVERAGLSEWIKIYQGEVGTFEPRPDQNQKGLVICNPPYGERLGDEASLLYLYQNLGERLRQACLNWEAAVFTGAPDLGKRMGIRSHKQYSFWNGALPCKLLLIKVTPDQFVTGERRTPEQRQVEREQVQAEVEVADNDVAPGKYEKYNKNGNPIKPAPVVIEQPRLSEGGQMFANRLQKNLKALGKWVKREGIDCYRVYDADMPEYSMAIDLYQDWVHVQEYAAPKSIDPEKASARMFDALAAIPQALNIDKSRVVVKRRERQSGTKQYERQAAQGKFVEVNEGGVKLLVNLTDYLDTGLFLDHRPMRMRIQKEAAGKRFLNLYSYTATASVHAAKGGARSTTSVDLSKTYLDWARRNLSLNGFSEKNRLEQGDVMAWLDACRDEYDLIFIDPPTFSNSKRMEGIFDVQRDQVQLIDLAMARLAPGGVLYFSNNFRKFQLEENLTERYAVEEITAQTIDPDFARNGKIHRAWKITAR